A region from the Corylus avellana chromosome ca7, CavTom2PMs-1.0 genome encodes:
- the LOC132187988 gene encoding uncharacterized protein LOC132187988 — translation MMRKSRGLHFIKENLMHRCEVLVSTFSLCGGAPAMASSRKWACIISSVASSIYFLVIFFQIPLFRVRCTSGLCRTPIQVTCSQLVASELFPTVVVKALLYPGAIANAFFKNTTIPNYNNLLNLYHFTNLTTAPATSDLQRIEVLAGSYLSIAGAILGVIKRSRMGLISTLLILWGLVREATTTKSSDTNPVKPIDIYPTMSIALLSAFFSIRRDVRKIVRISKGNRNAKHSWTLLRAKHV, via the exons ATGATGAGAAAATCAAGGGGACTGCATTTTATCAAGGAAAATCTAATGCACAGGTGTGAGGTCCTTGTCTCCACCTTCTCCCTTTGTGGTGGTGCTCCTGCAATGGCTTCTTCAAGGAAATGGGCATGTATCATCTCCTCCGTTGCTTCTTCCATATAtttccttgtcattttctttcaaattccaCTTTTCAG GGTCCGATGTACAAGTGGTTTATGCAGAACACCTATACAGGTGACATGCTCACAATTGGTTGCAAGTGAGCTGTTTCCTACAGTTGTAGTGAAGGCTCTGCTGTATCCAGGGGCCATTGCAAATGCTTTCTTTAAGAATACAACCATCCCAAACTACAACAACTTGCTCAACTTATATCACTTCACCAATCTCACCACAGCTCCTGCAACATCTGATCTTCAGCGCATAGAg GTTCTTGCTGGGAGTTACTTATCCATTGCGGGAGCAATTTTGGGTGTGATAAAAAGAAGCAGAATGGGCCTCATTTCAACACTTCTTATCCTATGGGGCCTTGTGAGGGAAGCCACCACAACAAAATCTAGTGACACAAATCCAGTGAAACCAATTGATATTTACCCAACAATGTCAATAGCTTTGCTTTCTGCCTTCTTCTCCATAAGAAGGGATGTTAGAAAGATAGTTCGAATCTCCAAAGGTAACAGAAATGCAAAACATTCATGGACTCTTTTGAGAGCAAAACACGTGTGA
- the LOC132186997 gene encoding F-box/kelch-repeat protein At5g15710-like has protein sequence MWSDLPFDLLATVFSNLSPDSLACARSACRHWHKSAKAFLFSTTSLVVSRHDPPWFVAMPKRSHGRLCCYTHNPILDNWHALSLDFLPHPVRLVSPIGSLILVRPTNSTFLQLAVCNPFSRQFRQLPLLNITRTNPAVGVLVRFPFFIVYVAGGMSDAPRGGGATYEPTLEIYDSRIDRWRIVGSMPVEFAVRLTVWTPSESVFSKGVLYWITSARAFTVMGFDICTNTWRELNVPMADRLEFATVVRRNGALTLVGGACGEINACIWELGEGDKWRLVEKMPAEFERRLLGGKGTWGSTKCVGIDGGIYLYRELGSGMVVWREVAENGVWAWFWVDGCSSIGGKQVQSFPIKGVLLHPTLAPSCIF, from the coding sequence ATGTGGAGCGACCTTCCCTTTGATCTCCTCGCCACCGTCTTCTCCAACCTCTCCCCAGACTCCTTGGCTTGCGCCAGGTCGGCTTGCCGGCATTGGCACAAATCTGCCAAGGCTTTCCTCTTCAGCACAACCTCTTTGGTGGTTTCCCGCCACGACCCACCATGGTTCGTCGCCATGCCCAAGCGCAGCCATGGACGACTGTGTTGTTATACTCACAACCCAATTCTCGACAACTGGCATGCTCTCTCTCTCGACTTTCTTCCACACCCAGTTCGCCTTGTTAGTCCCATCGGAAGCCTGATTCTTGTAAGACCCACAAATTCTACATTCCTCCAATTGGCGGTTTGTAATCCGTTTTCAAGGCAATTCAGGCAACTCCCTCTGCTAAACATCACAAGAACTAACCCAGCCGTCGGCGTTCTTGTTCGGTTTCCTTTCTTTATTGTCTACGTCGCAGGTGGGATGTCCGACGCGCCACGCGGCGGCGGCGCTACATATGAACCCACCTTGGAAATATACGACTCGCGAATTGACAGGTGGCGAATTGTGGGCTCCATGCCGGTGGAATTTGCCGTGAGGTTAACTGTCTGGACACCCAGTGAGAGCGTGTTCTCCAAGGGGGTCCTCTATTGGATAACCTCCGCCCGGGCGTTTACTGTAATGGGCTTTGACATTTGCACAAACACTTGGAGGGAACTGAATGTGCCGATGGCGGACCGGCTCGAATTTGCGACGGTGGTGCGGCGGAATGGGGCGCTGACGCTTGTTGGTGGCGCGTGCGGCGAGATTAATGCTTGCATATGGGAGCTTGGCGAGGGAGATAAGTGGCGGCTGGTGGAGAAGATGCCGGCTGAATTTGAGAGGAGACTTTTAGGTGGAAAGGGTACTTGGGGAAGTACAAAGTGTGTGGGAATTGATGGGGGGATTTATTTGTATAGAGAGCTTGGGTCCGGAATGGTGGTTTGGAGGGAAGTTGCAGAAAATGGTGTTTGGGCATGGTTTTGGGTTGATGGGTGCTCTTCCATTGGAGGAAAACAAGTGCAAAGTTTCCCAATAAAAGGAGTGCTTCTTCACCCAACTCTTGCTCCCTCATGCATATTCTAA